Genomic segment of Falco peregrinus isolate bFalPer1 chromosome 5, bFalPer1.pri, whole genome shotgun sequence:
GTATGGGTAGGATCGGTCAGGGCTCGGGTCCtcatcctctttcttcccacagGTGATGCAGACCGTTCGAAGTCACCCAGCAAAGTTGCTTTACAGCAAAAAAGCACATCATGGGCTCATGGACCCCCAGCAcgagccctgcctgctctgggagGACACTGTCCCCGGCaagcgcagcagcagcagcatccctgctgaaTGGGTCTGCTGgcctgggcacagggcaggtGGGGGCTCGGCCAGGGGTGTCACcccggcagcagcaggacaggttTGGGCTGTGCCACAGCCGAGCCGAGGATGTGTCCACCGCACACCCAGGCACACGGGCTTGCTCCCACAGGAGAACTGGCACCAGGCGCTTGTGAGTTACGTGCTTTCCTCACACAGAGGCTGCTCAAAACCTGCCAGAAAACCGATTTAttcccccagcctctccctggAAATGCCCAAGAGGTGCATTCCCTGCCTGCACCTAGTAAGCATCTTCCTTCCCAGTGTCTGCCCCTCGCCCCTTGCCCCAGTGGTGGGGACCCTCGGTGGTGCCTGAGCTTTGGCTCCCAGCTCCACCATGCTGGAAGGTGGGAGGGCAGCCAGTGCCGAGCCCAACAGCGGCTTTGCAGGGGAGATACAGcccagcatcaccccagcaCCTGCCTCCCAGCATGAGCCTGTGCCACGGAGAGCACACCAGTGCCTGGCTGGGGTGCAGACACCCACACCGCTCTGGCGCACCCTGGAGACCCCCCAAGGGTGGGTGAAGGACCACAGGAGCTCACggctgttttccagctcagcTTCCCAGGCGGGAGGAGCTGGAAGGACTTGCTCCCCACGTACGAGGCCAGAGCCTCATACCGCCGTGATGCTTGGAGGCGAGCAAGGGTCCAACTCACCCTCAAACACTGTCCCCCGGCTTACCTCCCCTCCCTTTCTAGGGCTCTGGGACCCTGCAGATGGCCCGAGCCCCCAGCATAAGGGAGCCTCAGTGTGGGCACATCTGGCCAAAGGCCACCCCTTAAATCTCAAGCCCATTAGTTTTAGTTTCCATCTGTATGTGAGCAGACACAAAAGCGCTATCATCTGCTGATAAGCAAACACAGGGGGTAGAGAGGCCCCGGCATCATCGTGTGTGGAGAAGGGCACCCAAGGGCTTggcttccccagcccagccacccGTTACCACCGGCTGCTCCGTCACGTGTCATTTCTCATTTGGAATAACCGGACACTCACTAGAGCAACACATGCAACTCCTCATCCATCCGAATCACTGTATCTGCTCCAAGCCTACTGGAATCATTAGAGGGCAAACATCATATTTTTGCAAAAGAATTGCAGTTTCTGATGCATTCCGTTTTAGGGTGTAAACCCAGCCAGGCCAGCACCGGCTTCCCGGCACACAGTGGCTCCAAGCCACACTAGATGGGAGGTGGGAGTCTGGAGGGGCTCTGCTGGCCTGCGGAGGGTCCCCAGGGGCTTTCCAGGGGGGGCTCAGCCATCCTTTAAACCTCCTCCGCCTGCTCCACCGATAGGAACCCCCTTCACCCGCCCTTCCTCAGGCTGGTGGGTCAgcacagctcccccccccccccccccgctgtgaggacctggggcagctggggaggcagcaTGACCAGGGCCACCGGGCTTGTCCCATGGCTTGTCCCTGCCCTTCTGGTTTCCCCACTGCTGGGGCTGCATGATGGAACTCCAGTCACGGGCTGTGTCCCTGTGCCCCATCCAGCATTGTCCTCAGGGGAGGGTGGCCCCCAGATGCCCACGCTGCCTGGTGAGGGGCTGCCACCATGCCggcaccccacagcacccagcccagggGACAGTCATCAGGGTGCCAAACCTGGAAAGTGAAGGATGCCAGAGACTCTCCCTAGGGCTgtggaggcaggtgggggggcCCTCTGGGGGACACCGAGGGGGTCTGGACCCATGTTCCTATCCCTGTGACCCACAGTTTGAGGACTGGACACCCATCCCCATCCTTGTGTCACCCAGCCAGGGAcccccagcagggctggactCAGACCCCGTCCCCATTTGACACAGCCAGGGACCCCTGGTGGGGCTGGACCTGGACCCCCCTCATCCCAGTGTGACCCAGccgggggtccccgcgggggcCGTGCCGGAGCtcggcggggggcggggagcagCCGTGCCCGGGACCCGCCGGGGCGGCCCGAGCCCCGGGAGGCGGTGCCGCCCCTCCAAGCCCCCCCGTCGGGGCACGGCGCTGGCGGGAGGCGGCCGCGCCGCAGAAACCGCTCGCTCTCCGCCGCGCTCACGTCGCGGAGCCGGGGCTGCCGGTGGTACCGGGGCTGCCGGTCGTGCCGAGGCTGCCGGTCGTGCCGGTGGTACCGGCGgtgccggggctgcggggccgtCGCCGCGCAAGGTaagcgggcggggggcgcgggcggcaGAGCCCGGGCGGAGCGGGACCGCTGCGGGCACCGAGCAgccggggagccccgggggggcCGGCACCGAGGGGGGCCATGCTGGGACGGGGAGCACGGGTGGGCACAGCCCGGGGCGGGGCATGCTGGGGCCGTCCAACCTGGAGCGATGTGGAGCCCCGGGGGTCCCTGGGTTGAGGCTGTCGGTGCTGGCCGGGGACCCCCGGGGGACTGTGTGGGGCggggggctgtgcaggcagtCTCTGCCGGCAGGAacggggctgggagggggatGGGACACAGGGGATGGGGGGGTCCCATCctggctggtgggcagcagggcgAGGGGAGGCACAGCGGGTCCCAGGGGAGCCCCCGGAGATCCCTTCGCCTTCCCCTGGGCTTGTCCCTGCGGCCCTGGCCCCTTCCCGGGGCTGAGTGGCAACAGGCCACCCGTGGGGTGCCAGCCGCCTGCCGGGTTCAGCAGCGGGGGCACCGGGGCTGTCACATCGGTTACCGggatggcttttgctttcctcccaCTTCAGCATCGCGGCCGTCTGGCTTGCCAGCCGCTGGAGTGGGAGCTGGCAAGGCTTGGCCGAGAGGTGTGATCTAGTGCTCCTGCCTGATGCTCCCTGAGGTTTTGGCTCCGGCGGGGCAGTGACGGGGCTGTGGCAGCCCAGGACGTGCTGCGGCTGCCCCTCACaccctgcttctctgctgcctcAGCGAGTTCCTCTCCTCATCCGCACGGATTCGGGTGATGGGCAGAGCTGTCCTCAGTCCTCCGCCTCTCACCCAGGATCCGGATCCTCAGCTCAGCCCAAGGCGCATTCCggtgctgggagcagtggcCACGGGCCGGTGAGGGCAGCCATGAGGGACATGCCCAGGTCTGGCTACCAGCGGAGCCTTGTCCATCTCACCTGGATGTGCCTGTTCTCCTCCATGCCAGTAAGGAGCAAGCTGGGGCTGGCCCATGGGGCAGCAGGAttggcactgctgggctttGACCCACTGAGAGCAGGCTCAGTCTGGGCGTCATCGCatggtgctgcccaggctgagGGTGCTGGCACGTGGCAGTgtggtggggggctgcaggcagccggCTGGGGGGCTGCCGTGGTGGGGCAGGCAGGCCAGTGGGCAGCCGGCCCCAGGCTCTGACCTGGCTCTGGACTTGCAGCATGGTGGGGCCAGGGTGCTGGAGAAGACCTTCGAGGAGTGGATGCGGTACCGTGATGAGTGCTTGAGGAGGATGGCGAGCGAGCCCTACCCAGCAGGTACGGGGCTGTGCCCTGTCTCAGGGTCAGATGTGGGCGCACGTGGATCTAGGCgacagccagggctgggaccaGCTTTTGTCCCTCCTCCAGCATCTTCTGTATCAGTCACCTACAGAGGGATGAGTGTCTCCCCGACGCATATGCAatgcccagggctgggatgcCCCAGGGGGCtgaggctggtggggggcaCCAGGGCCCCCTTCAGGGTGATGCTGGCCATGGGCTGAGGTGGTGGGGCTGGACGTGGCTGTGCCACCAGTGTCTGACTGTCGGCTTTCCCCCCTCCTCGCTGCCGTTGGAAGGGCTCTTCTGCAACCGGACCTTTGACATGTACGCCTGCTGGCCCGATGGGAGCCCTGGCACCTTTGTCAACATCTCCTGCCCCTTCTACCTGCCCTGGTTCGAGAAAGGTGACGATGGCcctctgccaccctgcagctgggagccagggctgAGCCACCAGGGGGGAAAGAGGCTGTTGGGgtttcccctcctgcccacTGCCAGGGGGAGTGGGACCCCTGAGCAGACCCGGGGCTAAGGGGACCCGTGGGGCACGGAGCAGAGCCAGCTCGTGCCCTGCTCACACCTGCCCTAGAGAAGAGGGTCTTTGGGGTTGAGCGGAGTCCAACCCGTTGTGCCGGGAGAGGGGTTTGGGGGAGCCTGCGGGGAACACGCTGGTGCTTTGTGCCTGCAGTGAAGCACGGGCTGGTGAGCCGCCGGTGCGGTGCTGACGGGCAGTGGGTGACAGTGAACGGCAGCCAGCCCTGGCGGGACTACTCGCAGTGTGAGGAGGAGATGGAGTCCACTGTCGAGGAGGTGGGATGCCCCggcctggctgcagggcagggatgggcaggggcaccccgGTCACACAGGTGGGTGCTGCTCACCTGGGCTCACCAGTGTGGTGCTTGCCTGCAGGAGGGTGCCCACCAGCTGATGGTGAGCTTCAAGGTGCTCTACACCGTGGGGTACTCGCTGTCGCTCCTGACACTCATCTCTGCCCTGCTCGTCCTCACTGTCTTCAGGTAGGAGAGCCATGGGGACACAGTCCTGCCCCTCATCCTTCCCAGCTGGTGATGGCCAAGCTGAGGGGtgtccccaccacccacccagacccCTGACACTTTTGTTCTTGGCAGAAAGCTCCGCTGCACCAGGAACTACATTCATGCCAACCTCTTTGCCTCCTTCGGGCTGCGGGCGACCTCGGTGATGGTGAAGGACGCACTGTTGGAGAAGCGCTGGGGCATGGAGGTGTTGCAGGTGGCTGACTGGGAGGCTCTGCTGAGCCACGAGGCAAGTGCTGCCCCGTGGGGGGCCCTGCTCGATGGCTGCAATCAGCACGGGGACCCTCGGCTGGGGAGGGGTGCGCAGCTGGGTGCTGATGCCCGTGCAGCCCCAGGCACCCAGCGGACAAGCTCttgggctgcctgtgctgcccgTGCTGCCCATGCACCCACTGGGTGAGCTCTTGGGGTGCCTGTGCACCTGGTGGGCAAGCTCTTGGGGTGCTTGTGCTGCCCATGCACCCAGTGGACAAGTTCTCGGGGTGCTTGTGCAGCACCATATGCTTGGGGTGCCCCGTGCACCCTCTGCTTGAGCTCTCGGGGGGACCCATACCCCCGTGGGCACGCTGCCAGCCACACAGCAGGTCTCCTCTCGCAGGCGGCACTGGGGTGCCGGGCGGCGCAGGTGCTGATGCAGTACTGCATCCTGGCCAACCACTACTGGTTCCTGGTGGAAGCCATCTACCTCTACAAGCTGCTTATTGGGGCCGTCTTCTCCGAGAAGAATTACTACAGGCTCTACCTCTACCTGGGCTGGGGTAGGGGCCACCCGGGGGTGCGGTGGGGCTGGGAATGGTACCCGGTGTCGGTGAGTGCCATGGCCTAAACCGGCCCCAGGAGGGTGCGGGATGGGGGCTCTGCTGACCCCGGGTGTCCCCACGGTGTCCCTTGCCCTGGGGCCGGTTTCTCCGCTCAGGCGGGTGCTTGGTTTTACAGGGTTTGCTGTGTGACTTGCAGGGACCCCCGTGGTGTTCGTGGTGCCCTGGATGGCTGCCAAGTACCTGAAGGAGAACGTGGAGTGAGTGGGGAGGGACGGGTGTCCCACTGGGATGCTCAGCTCCACGCTGTGGTTCCGGTTTGGCTGGGGTGCGGGACGGAGACTGCTGTGGGTCCCTGACCCACCTCGCCGGGGCTGGCACGCTCTTGGCCTTATCCTGCACCCCCTGGCACAGCATGATGGTGCTGCTCTCCATGTCTCCCTGGGCAGGTGCTGGGCACTGAATGAGAACATGGCTTACTGGTGGATCATCCGCATCCCCATCTTGCTCGCCTCCCTGGTAGGGGGACACGCACCAGCCCCAACGCCCTTTCAGAGGACTCCTGGTtctgggggcaggtggggggtgggcaacaagcccagggcagctcccagcagagcccaggaggGAGGTTTGGGCCTCGGAGACATCACGCTAAATGCACATGGGGTGGTCTTTTTGCAGGAGCAGCTCGCTAACCCCCAGGCTGTGGGGCTTTGTGCAgggggggctgtgctgagccCCAGGAGAGGGAGCTGTGGGTGGCCCCTGTTGCTTCCTAGCCGGGATTTTGGGATggcgggaggggaggaagggtgGCTCTGGGACCCAGCAGTGTtaggctgcagcagccttggCTGTACAGGGGGGGTGTCATCCACTGTGGCCCCTAAgggtggggtgaggggtgggTGTGCTGGGCTACGTGTGCCCCTGCACTGTCTCCCCCCGCAGATCAACCTGCTGATCTTCATGCGGATCCTCAAGGTGATCCTGGCCAAGCTCCGTGCCAACCAGAAGGGCTACGCAGACTACAAGCTGCGGTGAgccgggagggagggggtgcCTGGTTGTGGGatcctccctgggctgggggctacgccacctccccctgctcccccagcctgcaTAACATCGAACAACCACCCTGAGATTAACTAAGAGctggtccctgcctgcacctgtGCCCCAGCCTTTTAGTACCTGCTGCCGGAGGGGTCCCCTTGTACTTTTTCAGGCTGGCCAAAGCCACGCTCACCCTCATCCCCCTCTTTGGGATCCACGAGGTGGTCTTCATCTTTGCCACCGACGAGCAAACCACGGGCATCCTGCGCTACATCAAGGTGTTCTTCACCCTCTTCCTCAACTCCTTCCAGGTGAGGCAGGAGCACGATGTCCTTGCTCTGCCCTGGGTGCACCATGGAGCaagagttgggggggggggtccctcTGCCAGCTCGCTCTCCCCATGGCACCTCAGCCTGtggcagggctcagggaggggacacaggctctcccacccccagccctgctgttgGGTGCGTGATGGTGCCTCCTGTGCTCTCTGAGGCAGTGGTGGCAGGGGGACCTTGGCCCCCAAACTGCCCAGAAATGGCCTTGGGGACActcagcccatgccagcccatggagagggggtggcagtgggggctcactgccctgctctccccccCAGGGCTTCCTGGTGGCCGTGCTGTACTGCT
This window contains:
- the LOC101919394 gene encoding glucagon receptor-like, with protein sequence MRDMPRSGYQRSLVHLTWMCLFSSMPHGGARVLEKTFEEWMRYRDECLRRMASEPYPAGLFCNRTFDMYACWPDGSPGTFVNISCPFYLPWFEKVKHGLVSRRCGADGQWVTVNGSQPWRDYSQCEEEMESTVEEEGAHQLMVSFKVLYTVGYSLSLLTLISALLVLTVFRKLRCTRNYIHANLFASFGLRATSVMVKDALLEKRWGMEVLQVADWEALLSHEAALGCRAAQVLMQYCILANHYWFLVEAIYLYKLLIGAVFSEKNYYRLYLYLGWGTPVVFVVPWMAAKYLKENVECWALNENMAYWWIIRIPILLASLINLLIFMRILKVILAKLRANQKGYADYKLRLAKATLTLIPLFGIHEVVFIFATDEQTTGILRYIKVFFTLFLNSFQGFLVAVLYCFANKEVKSEMKKKWQLWKLDHPELCCAQ